The DNA segment GTCATCGGCGTTGGAGCCGAATCGGACAACATCGGATTCTTCCCGCTTCCTTTTGACAACTCCGGTGATATCCGAGCAGCCTTTAACCCGGACTTTTTCTATGCTGTAAGCAAAGATAGCAAAAATTTAGAAGCTACCAAAGCATTCTTGACCTGGATGCTGGAGGAATCCGGGTATGAGGATTTCGCTGGATTCATCTCACCTCTTGAAGGCCGCGAATCCAAGCTGACCCAGCTTGCGGAGTTCCAGGCTACCGGGGTAGAACTCCAGGAAGGCATGCCGGACGATCCGATGGTGATCGAAATTTCCAACAAGGCTCAAATTGATTTGCCAGCCATTGCCCAGGAATTCGTACTGGCGAAAGACCCGCAAACCGTACTCGATAAATGGAATAAAGCGTGGGCCAAGGCCAAACAGGATCTCGGATATTAATATATTCCTCATTTAGCAGAACCTTGAACATCTCGCAAAATGGGTTATCGGTTTGACGATAATCCATTTTGCTGTCAATTAAGCGGACAGAAAGAAGGGATACAAGCATGTTCGGAACCTTATCTTACAAAACGCAGAAAAACATCATTATCTTTTCCTTTTTGCTTATACCAGTGGCCCTCCTGCTCCTCTTCACCTACTATCCAGCCCTCAAGCTGGTCTGGTTCAGCTTCACCGACTGGGACGGCTATAGCCCGGAAAAACCCTGGGTAGGGCTGAATAATTATAAAGAAGTATTCTCCAATCCAGATATTTTTGGCGTCTTCACCCATAACTTCGCCTATTTTGTCATGGGGATCGTCCAGAATATCGTGGCTATTTATTTCGCCGTTATTCTGAATGGCAGGCTACGGGGAAGGAATGTGTTCCGGCTACTGTTGTTTCTTCCTTATATTATGAACGGCGTCGCGGTAGCCTTCATGTTCGGTTACGTGTTCGATACAACGCAAGGCTCGCTCAACCTGCTGCTGCAAAGTATCGGG comes from the Paenibacillus lentus genome and includes:
- a CDS encoding extracellular solute-binding protein gives rise to the protein MLRRYLEKDINSTNWEQSKKDLANGKMGMYFLGNWVINQVIGVGAESDNIGFFPLPFDNSGDIRAAFNPDFFYAVSKDSKNLEATKAFLTWMLEESGYEDFAGFISPLEGRESKLTQLAEFQATGVELQEGMPDDPMVIEISNKAQIDLPAIAQEFVLAKDPQTVLDKWNKAWAKAKQDLGY